The Dehalococcoides mccartyi CG5 genome contains the following window.
CGTTCCAGCACTTCCATCAGCCAGTAAGCCCTCTGTTTGCTTACGTCAGCATCCTGTACCAAAGCATAGTCATACCCTTCGGTTGAGAAAATATACTTTTCCAATATCTCTGAACCGTAAAGGGAAGTTATGGTACCGGCAGGTTTGAAACCTATACTGCCGCTGTCAGTTTTGGTATTTGATTCCAGAGACAGTTCGGCAGCTTTAGCGGCAAATTCTTCATCAGTGGTTATACCGGCTAGTACATCACTGGCGGCGTTTTCACTCTCAAGGAGCATAGCCAGAGCCTCACGCTGTTCAGCGGTCTGGGGCACCTGAGGATCAAAATATTCGGTCTTCAGTTTATCAGTCAGCAAGCTTGCCCGTACAATATCCCGTACGGCGGGCACATCTGTCAGGCTGTTTTCCTCTATAGCGGCATCTATTTCGTCATCAGATATGGTGTAACCCATTTCAGATGCTTTTTCTACCATAAGCTGGTTTAGCTGGATTCGCTCAGATACTGCATCTATAAAATAATAGGCATACTGGGAATCACCGCCAGTAAAATGCCTGAGGGCGTCTACGAAATAAGCAACGTTGTATTTGGTATCTCCAACGGTAAGTACAGTAGTATGCATGGGTTTGTACTGATCTACATACCAGCCCTTGTATACACCGATACCCACCAGAGCCAAAACAATGCCTATCACCGAAAGCCCGGTGGCAAAGATTATCCTCTGGCGTTTCCTTTGGGCTTCAAATTTTGCTACCTGATGTTTGCTGTAATGGCGTTTTACGGGTTGCTGCGGTTTTTTAGCCAATTTTGTCTATCCCCCTAATATTATCCTGGTACTTAAAACAACCCCCATTCCAGAAAGGGCAGTTTGTTGTCCATAAATCCCTTCTCCGCAAATGTCTTAACCTCTTTGCGGAAAGAAAGTCACATAATTATAGATTCTACCAATATATAACGCAACGCATCAGTTTTGGTTAAACTTGATTTAACCGCCCCGAATATATTAAGATAAGTTCTCATTGCAATATACACTTATCCATCTGTTATCCTTTTCCTGTACCCTATCCCTCTTAGCTTATAGAATTTGCTTAGAAGAGAACAAGAACCGATGAAAGCTATTATTCTGGTCGGTGGACAGGGCACAAGGCTTCGGCCACTGAGCATAAACACGCCTAAATCCATGGTCCCGGTACTTAATGTACCTTTCCTCAGCCATGTTCTGCGTCACCTGTCTTCTTATGGCATCAAAGATATTATCCTTACCCAAGGGCATCTGGCTGCCCCCATTGAACAGTATTTCGGCAACGGGCAGAGCCTTGGAGTTAATTTGGTTTATTCGGTTGAACATGAGGCTCTGGGCACAGCCGGAGCAATAAAAAATGCCGAGCGGTTTTTGGATGATACTTTTTTCACTCTGAACGGGGATATTTTTACCCATCTGGATTTAGACGCTATGCTGCAATCACACCGAGACAGAAAAGCACTGGTCAGCATAGCCCTGACACCGGTAGATGACCCTACCAAATACGGTTTGGTGGAAACAACACCTGACGGAAGGGTAAGCCGCTTTTTGGAAAAACCGTCACCCTCCCAGATAACAACCAATATGATAAATGCCGGTACATATTTAATTGAACCCGAAGTACTCAAATATATACCTGAGGATGAGAACCACAGCTTTGAAAGGCAACTTTTCCCCCGCCTGCTGAATGAGTGCCAGGCGGTT
Protein-coding sequences here:
- a CDS encoding nucleotidyltransferase family protein, translating into MKAIILVGGQGTRLRPLSINTPKSMVPVLNVPFLSHVLRHLSSYGIKDIILTQGHLAAPIEQYFGNGQSLGVNLVYSVEHEALGTAGAIKNAERFLDDTFFTLNGDIFTHLDLDAMLQSHRDRKALVSIALTPVDDPTKYGLVETTPDGRVSRFLEKPSPSQITTNMINAGTYLIEPEVLKYIPEDENHSFERQLFPRLLNECQAVYAYPSSAYWIDIGSPEKYSQLNRDLLCGEGGDFGFSRGNEIIIGRGCQLHPTAQISGPVLVGENCVIGANARITGPVVIGAECRIEDEATLTESVIWRNVTIGTECKVVSSIIANHCHLKAGGKYENVVLGDNVTAECGCAPEPGSKVCPGILMI
- a CDS encoding peptidylprolyl isomerase codes for the protein MAKKPQQPVKRHYSKHQVAKFEAQRKRQRIIFATGLSVIGIVLALVGIGVYKGWYVDQYKPMHTTVLTVGDTKYNVAYFVDALRHFTGGDSQYAYYFIDAVSERIQLNQLMVEKASEMGYTISDDEIDAAIEENSLTDVPAVRDIVRASLLTDKLKTEYFDPQVPQTAEQREALAMLLESENAASDVLAGITTDEEFAAKAAELSLESNTKTDSGSIGFKPAGTITSLYGSEILEKYIFSTEGYDYALVQDADVSKQRAYWLMEVLERKTDSEQIHTLGMLLPSEQVALEVKARLAAGESWGDLAVEFSQLANVEENQGDMDWITFSSVPENVADIIFATDVELNTVLDPIQDDTNYTRGGCWIVRLKSIDENRQLSEDDRKLLISDKLDQWTADLKAANLDKLTNTFSDELITFAITQLDK